A stretch of DNA from Rhodothermales bacterium:
ACATCCTGTTGCGATGAGCAGGAGCTCCCATTGCATCGTTGTCGGCGCCGGCGTGTTTGGCGTGACCAGCGCCCTGGAACTCCGCAGTCGGGGGCACGCGGTGACGCTCATCGATCCGGGGCCCCTGCCCCATCCCCTGGCTGCGTCGACAGACATCAGCAAGGTCGTGCGCATGGAATACGGGCCGCAGGAGCAGTACATGGCCATGGTCGAGCAGGCCATCCCGGGTTTCGAGCGCTGGAACGACGAACTCGGAGAAGTGCTGTACCACGGAGACGGCGTGACCATGTTCACGCTGCATCCCATGCAGCCGGGAGGGTACGAATTCGAGAGCCTGCGCATGCTCGCGCGACGGGGACACCACGCGGAGCGCCTGCAGGGCAGGGCCATCCAGGATCGGTTTCCGGCGTGGTCCGAGAACTATGTGGATGGATTCAGTCACGACATCGGTGGGTATGTCGAAAGCGGGCGCCTTATCGCAGCGCTTGTGGCGAAGGCGCGGGAATCGGGCGTCGTCCTGCTTGAGGACCGGGCTACGCGAGTCGCCGGCGGATCCGTGTCGCTCGCGTCCGGCCGGCAGCTCCAAAGTGACCACGTGGTCGTTTGCGCTGGTACGTGGACGCACCGGCTTGTGCCCGAGCTCGCGCCCTATATGCGTTCCACCGGACACCCTGTGTTTCATCTCCGCACCGACGACCCCGGCCCATTCTCGGTGCCGCACTTCCGCACGTTCATGGCGGACGTGTCTCGCACAGGCTGGTACGGGTTCCCCTACAACCCGCGCGAAGGGGTGATCAAGGTGGCCAACCACGGTGTCGGCAAGCTCGTAGATCCGGAGCATGGCGAACGCGTGGTTTACGAGTCCGATCACGAAAACCTGCGCACGTTCCTGGCCCTGGCGTTCCCCGATCTCCTGGATGCGGAAGTCGTCTACACCCGGCGCTGCCTCTACTGCGATACGCTGGACGAACACCTGTGGATAGACCGGCATCCCGAGCAGCCGGGCCTGACGGTCGCGGCGGGAGGCAGTGGCCACGGCATGAAGTTCGCCCCTGTGCTCGGTCCGTTAATCGCCGACTGCGTCGAGGGCGTCGCGAATCCATGGCTCGACCTGTTCCGGTGGCGCCACCTGGAGCCGGATACCCCTGGCGAGGAGGCAGCCAGACGCCACTAGATCACCTGCCAAGCAGTCGCCGAAGCAGTGATCGCCCCCTCCTGCTGACAGGAAGCACCACCCCATCGCGCATCTGAAGCTCCGCACGCCCCCCTTCCAGCGGCCGCAGGGCAGCCATGTGCTCCAGATTGACTAGGTGCGACCGATGGATCCGCACGAAGCCGGCAAGTCGCTCTTCAAGATGCTTCATGCGCACGCCGGCCAGATAGACGCCAGAGTCGGTGTGCAACTCGGCGTAGTCATCACACGCCCGGACCCGCGAGATGCCCTGCACATCCACCGGTACCAGTCGTCCGCGATGCCTCACGACCAGGCGCTCGGGGTGATCCCGGACGGCCTGCTCCCGACGCATCGGGTCCTGCCGTTCTGTCAACGCTTGTCGGATGCGGTCGGCCGTCTGCCGAAATCGCTTGCGGCTGAAAGGCTTCAGCAGATAATCGAGAGCCTGGAGTTCGAAGGCAGCAACAGCATGGGCGTCATACGCAGTCGCAAAGACAACCACCGGCACCGTTTCCATGCGACGGGCCACCTCGAGGCCGGACGGCCCGGGCATCTGAATGTCGAGAATGGCGACGTCCGGGCGCAGTGATACAGCCAACTCACAGGCCTGTGCGCCGTCCGTCGCTTCCCCGACGACTTCCATGTCGGACTCAGCCGTTATCACGGTTCGCAATAGCTGTCGCGCCAGCGGCTCGTCATCGGCGATGAGCACCCGGATCATGTCTGCTCCGCAATTCGGACCCGGACTACCGCCCCGCCGGCATCGGAGTGCCACTTGACAGCGGCGCCGGCGCCATACAGGGCTCGCAGCCGCTCCGCCAGCGTCGCCAGACCGGACCCACCGGAGGATTCGTCGCCGAATCCAGGCCCATCGTCACGCACCTCCAGAAGCAACGCACGGTCCTCGTCCAGCAACGCCGCCATGGTGATGTGTCCCCGACCGCCACGCGCCTCAACTCCGTGGCGCACCGCGTTCTCCACCAGCGGCTGCAGCACGAACGCCGGCACGCGACGAGCGGCGGCCTCATCGGCACAGCTGGCATCGACCACCAGGCCTTCACCGAAACGCACTCTCTGCAGGGCGAGGTAGTCGAGGGTGAAAGACCATTCCTCCTCGAGGCGCACAAATTCGTCGCCGCGGTCTCGGATGGCATACCGCAGCAGCTGGCCCAGCCGTTCCAGCGCCTCCTCCGCGGCATCGGCGTTCGCATGCACCAGCGCGGTGACGGCGTGCAGGGCATTGAACAGAAAATGGGGCTGCAACTGACCTCGCAGGGCATCCAGCCGAGCCTCTGCCGCTTCCCGGGCAGCCTTCGCCGCACGCTGCTCCTGGTCGCGCAAACGACGCTGATTCCGCACGGCATAGGACAGTCCTGCAAGGATCACGTACAGCCAGAAACCCATGAGCAAGCGCCAGCTGTTCACGGGGATGGCCCAGTCTATCTGGGCGATGGGCTCCCCATGCAGGACGGCCCAGGTCAGCGGCCCCAGCGCCGTCCACAGCAGGGAAAACAGCACCGCGAAGAGCCCGTGCAGGCCCAGAAAACCTGCAAGTCGGCCGGAGGGCCACGGAAACCGTCCGGTAAGGTGCCAAACGGCCCAACCCCCTGCGGCTGAGAGAAACGTAGCCTCCGCACCGGCCGTGACGGCGGCCTCCGCGTTGCCTTCCGTGTAGCCCAGAATGAACAGGCTCCACAGCACGAAAAAGACGAGCCAGCCGAGGAGCACGGCGCCCAGTTGGCGCCCGACGCGGTGTGATCGTTCAGCCTGCTGCATGTCGGAATCTCGCGCCGCAGTCGGCGTCGAACCAACAGCCATGGTCCTTGGCGGCCTGGACTGCCGCAGGTCGGCATCCACCGGGGCCAGGGGCTGTCGCGCTACTGCGACTACTGATCGCCCTGCATACGGGCAATCATGTCCCGGGCGTTCTGATTGTCGGGGTTCAGCGCGAGCGACCTTTCATAGGCCTCGATGGCCTCCTGCGTACGCCCGGCATTCATCAGACCCTCCCCAAGACTGTCCCACGGATTGAAGGCCTGCGGATAATCCTGCACGTTGAGTTCGAAAACGGTAACGGCCGCCTCAAGATTGCCAGCCTGCATGAGCTGATAGCCCAGCACGTTGAGCTGGATCTGCGTGAATGCGCCGGCCGTGGCAGGATTCGCCCGCCAGGCAGCGTGGGTGGCCTTCATGTCCTCGACACCTCCCTCCTGCAAGGCCTTTGCCATCGTCTCGGCGAGGTTGGCGAGCTTGATGAGCCGCACATTCGCGAGCGGCACGGGAGGGATGTCCAGCGTCGGCGGCGAACGGTTGATGTAGTCGTTGACGAACATGCGATCCCCTGACGGCGCGACCGCGATCCCGTTCGGGAATATGAACCTTGCCTGCTCGGGCGGGCCGTCCACCTCTCCCGGGTTGGCGCTGCCGGCTACGAGATCCACCTCTCCTTCCAAACTCACGCGGTAAATGCGGTGACTCTGGAATGCGGTCACGTACAGCGCACCGCGGGCAAAGGTGATGTGCCCGTTGCCAGACCCCGGAACCGTGGCATGAACGCGAGCCTCGCCGTCTTCGGAGATCCTTATGACGTTGCCGTCGCTGAAATTGACTACCCAGATGTCGCCGTCCGGCGTGGTAGTAATCCCGTTTGGGCATCGGAACAGGTCCCCGGCGGCAAATTCCTTGGCTACGCGGTCCTCCGTGACCCGTGCGATAGAATTGCTGGAGCAGTTGCAGACATAGGTCGTGCCGTCGGCCGCGAGCGTAAGGCCTACGGGCCCATTGAGACCGTTCTCCACCCACACCTCATGGCTTCCGTCTCGCGCGATTTTGCTGATGTAGTTCCCGAAGAAGTTGGACTGCAGCAGATTGCCTTGCGGGTCGAAGAAATTCCCCGAGGGCCCGTACAAACCCGTTGCAAAGCGGTCCGTGCGACCGTCGGGGCGGATGCGCCAGACGGTGTCCATGAAGTCGGCGGAGTACACGTTGCCAAGGCGGTCGACGGCGATTCCTCCCACTCCTCCGACAAGTGAGTCCGCAAGCGTGACCACCCGGGCCACCTGGGCGTTCGCGGGTGCAAGAGACGCCCCGATCAGGGCGGCCAGTAGCAGGTGTTTCATGGCTGCTTGGTAGAGTTCCAGCCAACCTAGCTGAATGCGGCCGCGGCCCCCGACACGTCCACCGAAGGTACCTGTTGGTTCGCCGACCGCCCGCGGGCTAGCCGACGGCCGGTTTGAGCAGACGCCGCAGACCCACCACCAGCACCGGCAGCACGAACACCAACCAGTATGCCCAGGTCAGTGCACCATAGCCGCTGGCAATCAGGGCGATCAGACCGACCGCGTCCGCGACGAATAGTGCCACGACCAGCATGCCGGCCGCCACCGCCATGCGCTCCGATCGCTTCAGGCTTCGTCCCCGCTCGGTGAGCATGCCGTCCAGCCGGAGATTGAAACCGTGCACCAGGCTGATCCCGGTCTCGACAAATGTGCCGAAGAGGATTACCTGGAACACGAGCCGAGGCAGCGGCAGATCCAACGTTGCCAGTACGAAGTCGGAAGGAACGGGCTCAGTCAACACGGCCGGATACACCCCAAGCATGGCCAGGTAGATCAGCACGCCGGGCAGCATCGCCAGCACGCCCGCGAGGCCACCTGAAATCAGGGCAGCGCGTCGTGAGGGCAGGTGCCGTGTGACGAATAGAATCGCCG
This window harbors:
- a CDS encoding FAD-dependent oxidoreductase, with the translated sequence MSRSSHCIVVGAGVFGVTSALELRSRGHAVTLIDPGPLPHPLAASTDISKVVRMEYGPQEQYMAMVEQAIPGFERWNDELGEVLYHGDGVTMFTLHPMQPGGYEFESLRMLARRGHHAERLQGRAIQDRFPAWSENYVDGFSHDIGGYVESGRLIAALVAKARESGVVLLEDRATRVAGGSVSLASGRQLQSDHVVVCAGTWTHRLVPELAPYMRSTGHPVFHLRTDDPGPFSVPHFRTFMADVSRTGWYGFPYNPREGVIKVANHGVGKLVDPEHGERVVYESDHENLRTFLALAFPDLLDAEVVYTRRCLYCDTLDEHLWIDRHPEQPGLTVAAGGSGHGMKFAPVLGPLIADCVEGVANPWLDLFRWRHLEPDTPGEEAARRH
- a CDS encoding histidine kinase encodes the protein MAVGSTPTAARDSDMQQAERSHRVGRQLGAVLLGWLVFFVLWSLFILGYTEGNAEAAVTAGAEATFLSAAGGWAVWHLTGRFPWPSGRLAGFLGLHGLFAVLFSLLWTALGPLTWAVLHGEPIAQIDWAIPVNSWRLLMGFWLYVILAGLSYAVRNQRRLRDQEQRAAKAAREAAEARLDALRGQLQPHFLFNALHAVTALVHANADAAEEALERLGQLLRYAIRDRGDEFVRLEEEWSFTLDYLALQRVRFGEGLVVDASCADEAAARRVPAFVLQPLVENAVRHGVEARGGRGHITMAALLDEDRALLLEVRDDGPGFGDESSGGSGLATLAERLRALYGAGAAVKWHSDAGGAVVRVRIAEQT
- a CDS encoding SMP-30/gluconolactonase/LRE family protein produces the protein MKHLLLAALIGASLAPANAQVARVVTLADSLVGGVGGIAVDRLGNVYSADFMDTVWRIRPDGRTDRFATGLYGPSGNFFDPQGNLLQSNFFGNYISKIARDGSHEVWVENGLNGPVGLTLAADGTTYVCNCSSNSIARVTEDRVAKEFAAGDLFRCPNGITTTPDGDIWVVNFSDGNVIRISEDGEARVHATVPGSGNGHITFARGALYVTAFQSHRIYRVSLEGEVDLVAGSANPGEVDGPPEQARFIFPNGIAVAPSGDRMFVNDYINRSPPTLDIPPVPLANVRLIKLANLAETMAKALQEGGVEDMKATHAAWRANPATAGAFTQIQLNVLGYQLMQAGNLEAAVTVFELNVQDYPQAFNPWDSLGEGLMNAGRTQEAIEAYERSLALNPDNQNARDMIARMQGDQ
- a CDS encoding response regulator; translation: MIRVLIADDEPLARQLLRTVITAESDMEVVGEATDGAQACELAVSLRPDVAILDIQMPGPSGLEVARRMETVPVVVFATAYDAHAVAAFELQALDYLLKPFSRKRFRQTADRIRQALTERQDPMRREQAVRDHPERLVVRHRGRLVPVDVQGISRVRACDDYAELHTDSGVYLAGVRMKHLEERLAGFVRIHRSHLVNLEHMAALRPLEGGRAELQMRDGVVLPVSRRGRSLLRRLLGR